The following coding sequences lie in one Micromonospora sp. R77 genomic window:
- a CDS encoding BTAD domain-containing putative transcriptional regulator has translation MQSDSGLSVSVLGEFRARLGEQVLDLGGPRQRAVLALLLVARGEVVPVDRLVHALWGEQAPPSALGALQAYVSRLRRRLEPGQSARSRQAVIVSGGSGYAVRLGDEAVDAWQFERLVRQAGALADPNEAARVLDQALGLWHGPAFADYAGQPWIEAEAARLTELREVVREQVVAVRLALGESGVLVPEIETLVAEDPLREERWRLLVLALYRAHRQGDALGALRRARQVLAEELGVDPGPALRRLEADVLAQSPDLDAPAPPSVPRSVSVPDPSVLPDLSDNALVDRERELGVLSGGLADALAGHGRLVLIEGPAGIGKSRLLAEARHLGRAGFRVLSARGSRMEKEYGFGVVRQLFEPVVASTAALSGAAVPARVVFDLAAHEPQQQAEDAFAVLHGLYWLTVNLSAERPLVLTVDDLQWCDTGSLRFLAYLVRRLEALPVLVVAALRTGEPHTDDALLTELAHDEATVRVRPAPLTAAGSADLVRRQLGESADARFIAACHRTTAGNPLLLRQLLHALRTEGVRPDNVHADTVTEIGSRAVSSIVLMRLARLPEAATTTAQAVAVLGPAAALPAVAALAGLPETEVLDAIAALVRAEVLRDEYPLGFVHPLVGDAIYRDLPPGDRQVRHERAARVLDAAGATAEQIAAHLLQVPCRGAPWVVEVLRRSAATAAARGAADAAATYLARALREPPPPAEQPSVLLELGRVETLSDGPAAQGHLRQAYETLTDAVSRAAAAQLLARTLVFAGEVGEASAFARSAALALPADLHDERQVLLGVHRIGGYIHGIDPALWRCGPEPATSGDGPGARMLAASLAWEAVIDGKERARAVDLARFALADGVLLDHDNGLLWVVAGMVLEMADEDTFPFWDEALAHAYRGGSLFAALATHLWRGYTEWRRGDLRAAYHSVTLSGEQSAVWGSMVASPYADAFAIGILLDAGDLAQARALVEGLRDRPRFGDGARLFAEAHARVLLAEGRPAQALAALESVQHVHEDVLNPVWRPWRSNRAQVLAALGRRDEAVALVEQELQLARAWGAPSVVGRTLRILGELRGGAAELREAVPLLTRDGLERARTLAALARVVSEPEATALMREAYELAQRCGAHGLIHEVGESLARAGIAPPAPPAEITLTSVERRIAAMTAEGADERQIAQALFVTPGAVQQALRAVRDRLGVH, from the coding sequence GTGCAGTCGGACAGCGGGCTTTCGGTCTCGGTACTGGGCGAGTTCCGCGCGCGCCTCGGTGAGCAGGTGCTGGATCTCGGTGGGCCGCGGCAACGGGCGGTTCTCGCCCTGCTGCTCGTCGCGCGCGGCGAGGTGGTCCCGGTCGACCGGCTGGTGCACGCGCTGTGGGGGGAGCAGGCGCCGCCGAGCGCACTGGGCGCGTTACAGGCCTACGTCTCGCGCCTGCGGCGACGGCTGGAGCCTGGCCAGTCTGCCCGGTCCCGCCAGGCGGTGATCGTCAGCGGAGGATCCGGCTACGCGGTGCGCCTCGGCGACGAGGCCGTCGACGCCTGGCAGTTCGAGCGGCTGGTACGCCAGGCCGGTGCGCTCGCTGACCCGAACGAGGCGGCCAGGGTGCTGGACCAGGCGCTTGGGCTGTGGCACGGGCCCGCCTTCGCCGACTATGCCGGCCAGCCCTGGATCGAGGCCGAGGCGGCCCGCCTGACCGAGCTGCGCGAGGTGGTCCGCGAGCAGGTGGTGGCGGTACGGCTGGCGCTCGGTGAGAGTGGTGTCCTGGTGCCGGAGATCGAGACGCTGGTCGCCGAGGATCCGTTGCGCGAGGAGCGGTGGCGGCTGCTGGTTCTCGCGCTGTACCGCGCACATCGGCAGGGCGACGCGCTCGGCGCGCTGCGACGGGCCAGGCAGGTGCTGGCCGAGGAACTCGGTGTGGACCCCGGTCCGGCACTGCGCAGGTTGGAAGCCGACGTGCTGGCACAGTCCCCCGACCTGGACGCGCCCGCGCCGCCGTCCGTACCACGGTCCGTGTCCGTACCGGACCCGTCGGTCCTACCCGACCTCTCCGACAACGCGCTGGTCGACCGCGAGCGGGAGCTGGGAGTACTGAGCGGCGGCCTGGCCGACGCCTTGGCCGGGCACGGGCGGTTGGTGCTGATCGAGGGACCGGCCGGCATCGGCAAGAGCCGGCTGCTGGCCGAGGCCCGCCACCTGGGCAGGGCGGGGTTCCGCGTGCTGTCCGCACGGGGCAGCCGGATGGAGAAGGAGTACGGCTTCGGTGTGGTACGCCAGCTCTTCGAGCCCGTCGTGGCCAGTACCGCAGCCCTGTCCGGTGCGGCCGTCCCGGCGCGGGTCGTGTTCGACCTCGCCGCGCACGAACCGCAGCAGCAGGCCGAGGACGCCTTCGCGGTGCTGCACGGGCTGTACTGGCTGACCGTCAACCTGTCCGCCGAACGGCCGCTCGTGCTGACCGTCGACGACCTGCAGTGGTGCGACACCGGCTCGCTGCGCTTCCTGGCCTATCTGGTCCGCCGGCTGGAGGCACTGCCCGTGCTGGTGGTGGCCGCGCTGCGTACCGGGGAGCCCCACACCGACGACGCGCTGCTCACCGAACTCGCCCACGACGAGGCGACGGTACGGGTCCGCCCCGCCCCGCTGACCGCAGCCGGCTCAGCCGACCTGGTGCGCCGCCAGCTCGGCGAGTCCGCCGACGCCCGCTTCATCGCCGCCTGCCACCGGACGACCGCCGGCAACCCGCTGCTGCTGCGACAGCTCCTGCACGCCCTGCGGACCGAGGGGGTACGCCCGGACAACGTGCACGCCGACACGGTCACCGAGATCGGCTCCCGGGCGGTGTCGAGCATCGTCCTCATGCGCCTGGCCCGGCTACCCGAGGCGGCCACCACGACCGCACAGGCGGTGGCAGTCCTCGGGCCGGCGGCCGCGCTGCCGGCCGTGGCGGCGTTGGCCGGGCTGCCCGAAACCGAGGTGCTCGACGCGATCGCCGCGCTCGTGCGGGCTGAGGTGCTGCGCGACGAGTATCCGCTCGGTTTCGTCCACCCACTCGTCGGCGACGCCATCTACCGTGACCTCCCGCCCGGTGACCGCCAGGTCCGGCACGAACGGGCGGCCCGGGTCCTGGACGCGGCCGGAGCGACTGCCGAACAGATCGCCGCGCACCTGCTCCAAGTGCCGTGCCGGGGCGCGCCCTGGGTCGTCGAGGTGCTACGCCGGTCGGCGGCCACGGCGGCGGCCCGGGGCGCGGCCGACGCGGCAGCCACGTACCTCGCCCGGGCGCTGCGGGAGCCACCGCCTCCGGCCGAGCAGCCGTCCGTGCTGCTGGAGTTGGGTCGGGTAGAGACGCTGAGCGACGGTCCGGCCGCACAGGGGCACCTGCGGCAGGCCTACGAGACGCTGACCGACGCCGTGTCGCGCGCTGCCGCGGCACAGCTGCTCGCCCGTACCCTCGTGTTCGCCGGTGAGGTCGGCGAGGCCAGCGCGTTCGCCCGGTCGGCCGCTTTGGCGCTGCCAGCCGACCTGCACGACGAGCGCCAAGTCCTGCTCGGCGTGCACCGGATCGGCGGGTACATCCACGGCATCGACCCTGCGCTGTGGCGGTGCGGGCCCGAGCCGGCGACCTCCGGAGACGGGCCCGGCGCACGGATGCTCGCCGCCAGCCTCGCGTGGGAGGCGGTCATCGACGGCAAGGAACGGGCGCGAGCGGTTGACCTGGCCCGGTTCGCCCTCGCTGACGGCGTACTCCTGGACCACGACAACGGCCTGCTGTGGGTGGTGGCCGGGATGGTGCTGGAGATGGCCGACGAGGACACGTTCCCCTTCTGGGACGAGGCACTGGCCCACGCCTACCGGGGTGGCTCGCTCTTCGCGGCGCTCGCCACCCACCTCTGGCGTGGCTACACCGAGTGGCGCCGGGGCGATCTTCGCGCCGCCTACCACTCGGTGACGCTGTCCGGCGAACAGTCGGCGGTGTGGGGCTCCATGGTCGCGTCTCCTTACGCTGATGCCTTCGCGATCGGGATCCTGCTCGATGCAGGCGACCTTGCGCAGGCTCGGGCGCTGGTCGAAGGGCTCCGCGACCGGCCACGATTCGGCGACGGGGCACGCTTGTTCGCGGAGGCGCATGCGCGGGTACTCCTGGCGGAGGGGCGACCGGCACAGGCACTGGCCGCCCTGGAGTCGGTACAGCACGTGCACGAGGACGTTCTTAACCCGGTCTGGCGGCCCTGGCGGTCGAACCGGGCGCAGGTACTGGCCGCACTGGGACGGCGGGACGAGGCGGTAGCACTGGTCGAACAGGAGTTGCAGCTGGCTCGGGCGTGGGGAGCGCCGAGCGTGGTCGGCCGTACTTTGCGTATCCTCGGAGAACTGCGTGGGGGCGCGGCCGAGCTGCGGGAAGCGGTCCCGCTGCTCACCCGCGACGGGCTCGAACGCGCCCGTACACTCGCCGCGCTCGCCCGAGTGGTGTCCGAGCCCGAGGCCACCGCCTTGATGCGTGAGGCGTACGAGCTGGCCCAGCGTTGCGGCGCCCACGGTCTGATCCACGAGGTCGGCGAGAGCCTGGCGCGTGCCGGGATCGCGCCCCCGGCCCCACCCGCCGAGATCACCCTGACCAGCGTGGAGCGACGGATCGCCGCAATGACGGCCGAGGGAGCCGACGAACGGCAGATCGCCCAAGCGCTGTTCGTCACGCCAGGCGCGGTGCAGCAGGCGCTGCGCGCGGTACGGGACCGGCTGGGCGTCCACTGA
- a CDS encoding NAD(P)/FAD-dependent oxidoreductase: MADYTNHRAVVVGGSIGGLLAARILSESFASVTVVDRDRLPDREIGRRGVPQGHHPHALLARGREILDELFPGLTGDLVARGAVPVDVQNDVRSYHDGWRLRQAPSDLHGVSVSRPALEGYLRSRVAALPGVVLRTESEVTGLLADDTRSRVTGVRALVSTFGAVELPADLVVDATGRGNRGATWLTELGYEPTPQDEVETNVVYASRDYRRSPSDSDVAGIVVGPTIAVPRGGVALAAEGDRWMVTLYGMGKDAPPADHEGFTDFAARLPVPELHQLIQTVEPISEVRRMRIPTSIRRRYERLDRFPDGLIVFGDALCQFNPTYAQGMTVAASEAIVLRESLQHGTRGLARRFFRQAARVVDVAWDMSTGADLRFPSVRGNRPARVRFVNAYAARVQAAAAVDPVVGYAFLSVANLTAPPQKLFSPGILARVLRTGRPAPRHTVADTSLAVEP; the protein is encoded by the coding sequence ATGGCTGACTACACAAACCACCGCGCCGTCGTTGTCGGTGGGAGCATCGGCGGGCTGCTCGCGGCCCGCATCCTGAGCGAGAGCTTCGCCTCGGTCACCGTCGTTGACCGGGACAGGCTGCCCGACCGCGAGATCGGGCGCCGTGGGGTACCCCAGGGCCACCACCCACACGCCCTGCTCGCCAGAGGCCGCGAGATCCTCGACGAACTGTTCCCCGGGTTGACCGGGGACTTGGTCGCGCGTGGCGCCGTACCGGTCGACGTGCAGAACGACGTCCGGTCATACCACGACGGGTGGCGGCTGCGGCAGGCGCCCTCTGACCTGCACGGGGTGTCTGTGAGCCGGCCGGCCCTGGAGGGATACCTGCGTTCCCGGGTTGCCGCGCTGCCGGGCGTGGTGCTCAGAACCGAGTCCGAGGTGACCGGCCTGCTGGCCGACGACACCCGGTCCCGCGTCACCGGAGTACGCGCGCTGGTTTCCACGTTCGGCGCGGTCGAGTTGCCCGCCGACCTGGTGGTGGACGCAACCGGACGCGGAAACCGGGGCGCGACCTGGCTGACCGAGCTCGGGTACGAGCCGACGCCGCAGGACGAGGTCGAGACAAACGTGGTGTACGCCTCGCGGGACTACCGTCGAAGCCCGTCCGACAGCGACGTCGCCGGCATCGTGGTCGGCCCGACGATCGCTGTGCCCCGTGGCGGCGTTGCCCTTGCTGCCGAAGGCGACCGGTGGATGGTGACCCTTTACGGCATGGGCAAGGACGCACCGCCAGCCGATCACGAGGGCTTCACTGACTTCGCCGCGCGACTGCCGGTACCGGAGCTCCACCAACTGATCCAGACGGTCGAGCCCATCAGTGAGGTACGCCGGATGCGGATCCCGACGAGCATCCGGCGCCGGTACGAGCGGCTGGACCGGTTCCCGGACGGGCTCATCGTCTTCGGGGACGCCCTGTGCCAGTTCAACCCGACGTACGCGCAGGGCATGACGGTGGCGGCGAGCGAGGCCATCGTGCTGCGGGAGTCTCTGCAGCACGGTACCCGTGGCCTGGCGCGCCGGTTCTTCCGCCAAGCCGCCCGAGTCGTGGACGTCGCGTGGGACATGTCGACCGGTGCCGACCTGCGCTTCCCTTCGGTACGAGGAAATCGCCCCGCACGGGTACGGTTCGTCAACGCGTACGCGGCCCGGGTGCAGGCGGCTGCCGCGGTTGACCCGGTCGTCGGGTACGCATTCCTCAGCGTCGCCAACCTGACCGCCCCACCACAGAAGCTTTTCTCCCCCGGCATCCTGGCGCGGGTCCTGCGGACCGGCCGTCCCGCGCCCCGCCACACCGTCGCTGACACATCGCTGGCGGTGGAGCCATGA
- a CDS encoding cyclic-phosphate processing receiver domain-containing protein: MTAAGLRIILVDDLRSFVDGRQAEAARTSSSGVELLARYRIERVDELWLDHDLGEDDTIWPVVETLERAAFDGRPFDVGVIVIHSANPAGAAKMAQALRHWGYRVRAAAGAAEVGYIDGSSSAG, encoded by the coding sequence ATGACAGCCGCCGGTCTGCGGATCATTCTGGTTGATGACCTACGGTCGTTCGTTGACGGCCGTCAGGCGGAGGCCGCGCGTACCAGCTCATCGGGGGTCGAGCTGCTCGCTCGTTACCGAATCGAGCGTGTGGACGAGCTCTGGCTCGATCACGATCTGGGCGAGGACGACACCATCTGGCCGGTCGTAGAGACCCTGGAGCGCGCTGCCTTCGATGGGCGGCCCTTCGACGTCGGCGTCATCGTCATTCACTCGGCCAACCCGGCGGGCGCGGCCAAGATGGCGCAGGCCCTCCGCCACTGGGGTTATCGAGTCCGTGCTGCTGCGGGGGCCGCAGAAGTCGGCTACATCGACGGGTCCTCGTCCGCTGGGTGA
- a CDS encoding immunity 21 family protein codes for MYRRRLARSLREVEPLKYRWVSSAGGPLLVAPQSALPLWAGADSTDGSVENWGDYGRACAVDGYVGVVAIGQRQALVLGDEPAMTTYLSSERLLLRWAAAYEEDDLVSAARRAVRDGVKWDADEDVRWVVDGPVVMFDSAWPGAELEPDNHLVIDLCPSEYRVRATHRADGDNWMILVQLQPVP; via the coding sequence GTGTATCGCCGGCGCCTGGCAAGATCGCTGCGGGAGGTAGAGCCGTTGAAGTACAGGTGGGTTTCGTCGGCTGGCGGACCGCTGCTCGTCGCTCCGCAATCGGCGCTACCGCTGTGGGCCGGTGCGGATAGCACGGATGGTTCCGTGGAGAACTGGGGCGACTACGGCCGGGCGTGCGCGGTCGACGGTTACGTCGGCGTGGTCGCGATCGGCCAGCGGCAGGCGCTTGTGCTGGGCGACGAGCCGGCGATGACGACGTACCTATCCTCGGAACGGCTGCTCCTACGGTGGGCAGCGGCGTATGAGGAAGATGACCTCGTGAGCGCTGCACGCCGAGCGGTACGTGATGGCGTGAAATGGGACGCGGATGAGGATGTCCGCTGGGTGGTGGACGGGCCAGTCGTGATGTTCGATTCGGCATGGCCCGGAGCAGAGTTGGAGCCCGACAACCATCTCGTGATCGATCTATGCCCGAGCGAATACCGGGTCCGGGCGACGCACCGCGCCGATGGTGACAACTGGATGATCCTCGTTCAGCTTCAACCGGTTCCGTAA
- a CDS encoding Hsp70 family protein, which translates to MRVGQARLAIDWGSANTTAVVAWPDGTWTPLLFDGEPELPSAVLMHADGDMSTGHQAWQAAVTAPDRFVPAPRLSSEQRVTVANAEIDVSEMAAATLRRVAEQAEHTAGSRVEDARMVVPAGWGPRRRTWLRQVAHRAGLAQPQLVEAPVAVAGHLLATGVQIPVGSFLVVCDVGAGAEVSVVRRGPGGFEVLATLADPAAGGAAIDDAVAATLTAHTPPADGGGGRWVLMASLQAAKHALADRAAVTVPLPDTSATVLTVGLLEQAAYPALQRVAQLTMETLAAAEVSPQDLAGVYCVGGVARLPLLQKVLTDVVPIAPTVVADPVLAAARGAADAGADSAGEVTPPPEVPVPPVRRAAAIAVPGFASLGLVSQFLLTAEWNGSLMYRLALLNWGELAVAAVFALVASLSAGTVLASAIAARTSLTGGTSKPVSPGVQMGTGILASASLGVAVAGMYAVVGSLYIGDSVSGFLRWALLPLVPIVAAAAAMALIAARQWRVPPGGWSQLLAFPTGSVLTAGLGMALIQYSLTADRWPNLALWIDIAGRAGGLLLGVGTVMAVVSAPILRLILGVPLAIIAAALVSWPASGILGVIYAIAVAVWWLRQMWTRLLRPGIPGRPAQ; encoded by the coding sequence ATGCGGGTGGGGCAGGCGCGACTGGCGATCGACTGGGGTAGCGCCAACACCACCGCGGTGGTGGCGTGGCCGGACGGCACGTGGACGCCGCTGCTCTTCGACGGAGAGCCGGAATTGCCCAGCGCAGTGCTTATGCACGCGGACGGGGACATGTCGACCGGCCATCAGGCGTGGCAGGCGGCAGTTACCGCCCCGGACCGATTCGTCCCCGCCCCACGACTCTCGTCCGAGCAGCGCGTGACTGTCGCGAACGCCGAGATAGACGTCTCCGAGATGGCCGCTGCGACGCTGCGACGGGTCGCCGAACAGGCGGAGCACACCGCAGGGTCGCGGGTGGAAGACGCGCGGATGGTAGTGCCGGCCGGATGGGGGCCCCGTCGACGTACCTGGTTGCGGCAGGTCGCGCACCGGGCAGGTCTTGCCCAACCGCAGCTGGTCGAGGCGCCGGTCGCGGTGGCCGGACATCTGCTCGCGACCGGGGTGCAGATTCCGGTGGGTTCGTTCCTCGTGGTCTGCGACGTCGGCGCCGGCGCGGAGGTCAGCGTCGTCCGCCGCGGCCCTGGCGGGTTCGAGGTCCTCGCGACCCTGGCCGACCCGGCCGCCGGCGGTGCGGCGATCGATGACGCCGTCGCCGCCACCCTCACCGCCCACACCCCGCCAGCCGATGGTGGCGGCGGCCGGTGGGTGCTGATGGCCAGCCTCCAGGCGGCGAAGCATGCGCTGGCCGACCGCGCCGCGGTGACGGTGCCGCTGCCCGACACGTCGGCGACGGTACTGACTGTCGGGCTGCTGGAGCAGGCTGCCTATCCGGCCCTGCAACGGGTCGCCCAGCTGACCATGGAGACGCTTGCCGCCGCGGAGGTCAGCCCGCAGGACCTTGCCGGCGTGTACTGCGTGGGCGGCGTCGCTCGGCTGCCCCTGCTGCAGAAGGTGCTCACCGACGTCGTGCCCATCGCCCCCACCGTGGTCGCCGACCCTGTGCTGGCGGCAGCGCGCGGCGCCGCGGACGCGGGCGCCGACAGCGCAGGGGAGGTGACACCGCCGCCGGAGGTGCCGGTGCCTCCGGTGCGACGGGCGGCCGCGATCGCGGTGCCCGGGTTCGCGTCGTTGGGCTTGGTGTCGCAGTTCCTGCTTACGGCGGAGTGGAACGGCAGCCTGATGTACCGGTTGGCGCTGCTGAATTGGGGTGAACTCGCGGTCGCCGCGGTGTTCGCGCTGGTGGCCAGCCTCAGTGCCGGCACCGTGTTGGCGTCCGCGATCGCCGCCCGCACCAGCCTCACCGGCGGCACATCCAAGCCGGTGAGCCCAGGCGTGCAGATGGGCACCGGAATTCTGGCGTCGGCGTCCCTCGGCGTCGCGGTCGCCGGCATGTACGCGGTGGTCGGCAGCCTCTACATCGGCGACTCGGTGAGCGGTTTCCTGCGGTGGGCGTTGCTGCCGCTCGTCCCGATCGTCGCCGCGGCCGCGGCGATGGCCCTGATCGCCGCCCGGCAGTGGCGTGTCCCGCCGGGCGGCTGGTCGCAGCTACTCGCGTTCCCGACCGGATCGGTGCTCACCGCTGGCCTCGGCATGGCGTTGATCCAGTACTCGCTGACCGCCGACCGGTGGCCGAACCTGGCCCTGTGGATCGATATCGCCGGACGCGCAGGTGGGTTGCTCCTCGGCGTCGGAACCGTCATGGCGGTGGTGTCCGCACCGATCCTGCGGCTGATCCTCGGCGTGCCGTTGGCGATCATCGCCGCCGCGTTGGTGAGCTGGCCGGCGTCGGGGATCCTCGGGGTGATCTACGCGATCGCCGTGGCAGTGTGGTGGCTGCGTCAGATGTGGACCCGCCTGCTGCGTCCCGGCATCCCCGGGCGGCCGGCCCAATGA
- a CDS encoding fibronectin type III domain-containing protein, with protein MRFPVRQALALAMAVLTGVSVLAPPVPVSADPGDQDPYGTFESAFRTGHSVRVRGVVHDPDASAAITVAITVDGWLATYAGADSTGAFDTTMASSIVPGEHNVCAEAYNQGAGANTWLGCLVYSVPEAVGTPQVSLRAVSATEVVVEWTPADANASSFRVERTFDGSWSTVATLGWDARSWTESGLAPGTAVCVNVVAVNDFSEQGAAVCGTSLKSSLPLLWYPQVQFVSTTETTITMRWTDSSVAAGYRADAYDGADEVASTFVERVGPGPYEATLTGLRPGRFYRLHVRPVHPEHETSSGAYPYSIGAVTLMYPEIISLAVAPSANVGCTVGRQLVAQAQYAERLEIRRDDVVVAASEFGRAVYDLPFGDTATYTAVATNKAGTEATRKIAVSRDTRAPLVKELQVTNTRQHSLGFYLYTSEDNELFYLGWVDSGKTATITIPHGVLGVVVAKEDVRSEISYNMGYAVMGHCGGAAAPITI; from the coding sequence ATGCGTTTCCCCGTTCGCCAGGCCCTGGCACTCGCCATGGCAGTTCTAACCGGCGTGAGCGTGCTCGCGCCACCGGTACCCGTGTCCGCGGATCCTGGCGACCAGGACCCGTACGGCACCTTCGAAAGCGCCTTCCGCACCGGCCACTCGGTCCGGGTACGCGGCGTCGTTCACGACCCGGACGCCTCCGCGGCGATCACGGTGGCGATCACGGTGGATGGTTGGCTCGCCACCTACGCGGGTGCCGACAGCACCGGCGCGTTCGACACGACGATGGCCTCGTCGATCGTGCCGGGCGAGCACAATGTCTGCGCCGAGGCGTACAACCAGGGTGCCGGGGCGAACACGTGGCTCGGCTGCCTGGTCTACAGCGTGCCCGAGGCGGTCGGTACCCCGCAGGTGAGCCTCCGCGCGGTCAGCGCCACCGAGGTCGTCGTCGAATGGACCCCGGCCGACGCCAACGCGTCGAGCTTCCGCGTCGAGCGCACCTTCGACGGCAGTTGGAGCACGGTGGCCACGCTCGGCTGGGATGCCCGCAGCTGGACCGAGAGCGGCCTCGCCCCAGGTACTGCGGTCTGCGTGAACGTCGTCGCGGTCAACGACTTCTCCGAGCAGGGCGCCGCGGTCTGCGGCACGTCCCTCAAGTCGTCGCTACCGCTGTTGTGGTACCCGCAGGTGCAGTTCGTGTCGACCACCGAGACGACCATCACGATGCGGTGGACCGACTCGTCCGTCGCGGCCGGGTACCGGGCTGACGCGTACGACGGCGCGGACGAGGTCGCCAGTACCTTCGTGGAGCGCGTCGGCCCGGGGCCGTACGAGGCCACGCTCACCGGCCTGCGTCCGGGCAGGTTTTACCGGCTGCACGTACGGCCGGTCCACCCGGAGCACGAGACCAGCTCGGGAGCGTATCCGTACAGCATCGGCGCAGTAACGCTGATGTACCCCGAGATCATCAGTCTGGCGGTCGCCCCGTCCGCCAACGTCGGCTGCACCGTGGGCCGCCAGCTCGTGGCGCAGGCCCAGTACGCCGAGCGGCTCGAGATCCGCCGCGATGACGTCGTGGTGGCCGCGTCAGAGTTCGGGCGGGCGGTGTACGACCTGCCGTTCGGTGATACCGCGACCTACACGGCGGTCGCCACCAACAAGGCTGGCACCGAAGCCACCCGAAAGATCGCGGTCAGCCGAGACACGCGTGCGCCGCTCGTCAAGGAACTCCAGGTGACGAACACCCGCCAGCATTCGCTTGGCTTCTACCTGTACACGAGCGAGGACAACGAGCTGTTCTACCTGGGCTGGGTCGACAGCGGGAAGACCGCGACCATCACCATCCCGCATGGCGTCCTCGGCGTGGTCGTGGCGAAGGAGGACGTCAGGTCCGAGATCTCTTACAACATGGGCTATGCCGTCATGGGTCACTGCGGCGGAGCGGCCGCCCCGATCACGATTTGA
- a CDS encoding GIY-YIG nuclease family protein gives MTIPERRRDDVPNDEARVEEALRLLCGVPVELNVAVKRLSRGSGVYAWWAAPSVFPDLPGLPNANAPSLRLLYVGRATSLRGRILRNHLRRSGSSTLRRTLAGLLVSEGFRTTWTDRVVLVPEDEARLTAWMHTHLRVTWAQDAEPATIEAELLRRLHPPLNVHGIDPEHLQAAVVAAKNSYNTSSRPAEPPRTS, from the coding sequence ATGACCATTCCCGAGCGGCGACGCGACGACGTCCCCAACGACGAGGCCCGCGTCGAGGAGGCCCTGCGGCTTCTCTGCGGCGTGCCTGTTGAACTCAATGTCGCCGTCAAGCGGCTCAGCCGTGGCAGCGGTGTCTACGCCTGGTGGGCTGCTCCCTCGGTCTTTCCTGACCTCCCAGGGCTGCCGAATGCGAACGCCCCGTCGTTACGGCTGCTGTACGTGGGACGGGCGACCAGCCTACGGGGGCGGATCTTGCGTAACCATCTCAGGCGTTCGGGCAGCTCGACTCTGCGCCGTACCCTGGCCGGGCTTCTTGTTTCTGAGGGCTTCCGAACGACCTGGACCGACCGTGTCGTCCTGGTCCCCGAGGATGAAGCGCGGCTGACCGCGTGGATGCATACACACCTGCGCGTGACGTGGGCGCAGGACGCGGAACCGGCAACCATCGAGGCCGAACTTCTCCGGCGTCTGCACCCGCCACTCAACGTACACGGCATCGATCCCGAGCACCTTCAGGCCGCCGTGGTGGCCGCTAAGAACTCATACAACACCAGCAGCCGCCCCGCCGAGCCTCCGCGAACGTCGTAA
- a CDS encoding Fic family protein, which produces MPDQLTIWQRVREQIPWRDVVPHLRTPIRALRDGFAAHATIGDHQRRQSLLLAAYNEVRCTAASGVSPTPDMTARWNAMLRGIPAASFRRGPAFAKNGRDRYGLHADTQQRYESCLSEAADLMVPVAARAARAYLDIAFFHPYDDGNARLGGLVMHFVLLRAGIELDEAHPILTTVRRADDPEGAAGLARLVHGIATATHRRWLRSASSDRQPTTP; this is translated from the coding sequence GTGCCTGACCAGCTCACGATCTGGCAGCGGGTCCGCGAGCAGATACCGTGGCGCGACGTCGTCCCGCACCTGCGAACCCCGATTCGCGCTCTCCGGGACGGGTTCGCCGCTCATGCCACGATCGGCGATCACCAACGACGGCAGAGTCTGCTGCTGGCCGCGTACAACGAGGTCCGGTGTACGGCAGCAAGCGGCGTCAGCCCTACCCCGGACATGACGGCCCGCTGGAACGCGATGCTGCGTGGCATCCCGGCCGCCAGCTTTCGCCGGGGTCCGGCATTCGCCAAGAACGGCCGGGATCGGTACGGGCTACACGCCGACACCCAGCAGCGGTACGAGTCGTGCCTATCGGAAGCCGCCGACCTGATGGTCCCGGTGGCGGCCCGCGCGGCCCGTGCGTATCTCGACATCGCGTTCTTCCACCCGTACGACGACGGCAACGCTCGCCTGGGCGGCCTGGTCATGCACTTCGTACTGCTGCGTGCCGGCATCGAACTCGACGAGGCCCATCCGATCCTCACCACTGTCCGCCGCGCTGACGACCCGGAAGGCGCAGCCGGCCTCGCCCGCCTGGTGCACGGCATCGCCACAGCCACTCACCGCCGCTGGCTCCGCTCGGCGTCCTCCGACCGGCAGCCGACGACGCCATGA